From Bicyclus anynana chromosome 18, ilBicAnyn1.1, whole genome shotgun sequence, a single genomic window includes:
- the LOC112050032 gene encoding angiotensin-converting enzyme, whose product MAIFLLWLLFFNTHSCDNIYKFFDEINENSRIFNSIGADIAWDASLEPNKEGLAERAAKYQHKKISWQHDACRTLSAMHQRLMLNTTQERQAYLLCRGPKYYFKEAREMSNLYEELQSIYSNVEVCIPDSKYSTNLTEKEDAILNYISKVKLYLNMEHTEYDSIISAKMSAGRVEDSLLCLKGEEDFEKMMEFSRKPEVLEWLWSVWREKIQKMREPYKRLVDLENKAARRNGYKDIGDAWRDELELPDLRSVSRQLYNAVKPLYALLHGVVRFCLRRVYGDVVDERGPIPAHLLGNLWSQQWDSLADLILPSVINLDDRIKNLGWTVDDMIKHAEDYYISMGLPAMTKTFWRESVITRDSHKKARCHGTAADMFKNGDFRLLYCSGMTFEDYYVIHHEMGHIQYYMAYEKQPAIFRQANSALHESIGDAIMYGVMAPQHLHRLRLINDSELFIANKSHNDKLGVTENTKSYEDVFTHNTLSTTTFNENYKKVTPKYNTNLGFYEDHIKANDAKLTKGVDNDEILDLLSIDDILIFKQALNKLPQIPFSLLMDEYRWKYFEGSLEKDSLNQEFWKMALELQGIVPFSHREEEYFDIGAKFHVSDNTPYIRYFLSSFLQHQLFENLCKAAVFGYRNAKQPLPDTISLNRCDIYGSKCAGKILKDIMSRGSSQHWQQILKETTGRMEISAASLKRYYQPLYKLLTRLVVKYDIPIGW is encoded by the exons ATGGCGATCTTTCTGCTTTGGTTGCTGTTCTTCAACACGCACTCTTGTGATAATATTTACAAGTTCTTCGATGAGATCAACGAGAATTCAAGGATTTTCAACTCCATTGGCGCTGACATAGCGTGGGATGCATCGCTTGAACCTAACAAAGAAGG GTTGGCAGAAAGAGCAGCCAAATACCAGCACAAAAAGATATCCTGGCAACACGACGCCTGCAGAACATTGTCGGCCATGCACCAACGGCTTATGTTGAACACCACACAGGAGAGACAAGCTTACTTACTGTGTAGAGgaccaaaatattattttaaagaggctCG GGAAATGAGTAACTTATACGAAGAATTACAATCAATATATTCTAACGTAGAAGTGTGTATACCCGATTCTAAATACTCTACCAATTTGACAGAGAAAGAGGACGCCATTTTGAATTATATATCAAAAGTTAAACTGTATTTAAATATGGAACACACAGAATACGACTCTATTATTTCTGCAAAAATGTCGGCCGGTAGAGTGGAGGATAGCCTTTTATGTTTGAAAGGGGAAGAGGATTTTGAAAAGATGATGGAGTTTTCGAGGAAGCCAGAAGTTTTGGAATGGCTGTGGTCAGTTTGGCGCGAAAAAATCCAGAAGATGAGAGAACCGTACAAAAGGCTGGTTGATTTGGAAAACAAGGCTGCCAGAAGGAATG GTTATAAAGACATCGGTGACGCCTGGCGTGACGAGCTGGAACTACCAGACCTCCGTTCAGTCAGTCGGCAGCTGTACAACGCTGTGAAGCCACTGTATGCCCTGCTTCATGGTGTGGTGAGGTTCTGTCTGCGGAGGGTTTATGGCGATGTCGTGGACGAGAGAGGCCCTATTCCTGCTCATTTATTAG GTAACTTGTGGTCCCAACAATGGGATTCTTTGGCAGATCTGATATTGCCTAGTGTTATTAATTTGGATGATAGAATCAAAAATCTTGGGTGGACTGTAGATGACATg ATAAAACATGCAGAAGATTATTATATATCAATGGGTCTGCCAGCTATGACAAAAACTTTTTGGCGGGAATCTGTAATTACGCGGGACAGTCATAAAAAGGCACGCTGTCATGGCACCGCAGCAGACATGTTTAAAAATGGCGACTTCAG acTTCTCTATTGCTCAGGTATGACGTTTGAAGATTACTACGTTATCCATCATGAAATGGgacatatacaatattatatggCTTATGAAAAGCAACCGGCGATATTTAGA cAAGCAAATTCTGCTCTCCACGAAAGCATCGGAGATGCAATTATGTATGGTGTGATGGCACCACAACATTTGCACAGGCTCCGTCTAATCAACGACTCTGAACTGTTTATAGCAAATAAGAGTCATAACGATAAACTTGGAGTAAccgaaaatacaaaaagttaTGAAGATGTATTTACACACAACACACTTAGTACAACAACGTTTAATGAGAATTATAAGAAAGTTACACccaaatataatacaaacttAGGCTTCTATGAAGATCATATAAAAGCAAATGATGCTAAATTAACTAAAGGtgtagataatgatgaaatattggACTTATTATCAATTgatgatatattaatttttaaacaagctTTGAATAAATTGCCACAGATTCCATTTTCGTTGCTTATGGACGAGTACAGGTGGAAATATTTTGAAG GTAGTTTGGAGAAAGATTCACTCAATCAAGAGTTTTGGAAAATGGCGTTAGAGTTGCAAGGAATTGTACCCTTTAGTCATAGAGAGGAGGAATATTTTGACATTGGTGCTAAGTTTCATGTATCTGACAATACACCTTACATACG ATATTTCCTGAGCAGTTTCCTACAGCATCAACTTTTTGAAAACCTTTGTAAAGCAGCCGTGTTTGGATACAGGAATGCGAAACAGCCACTTCCAGATACTATATCACTTAACAGATGTGACATATACGGGTCAAAATGTGCTGGGAAGATTTTGAA AGATATCATGTCTCGAGGATCATCCCAACACTGGCaacaaattttgaaagaaaCTACCGGAAGAATGGAGATTAGTGCGGCGTCACTAAAGAGATACTACCAACCTCTATACAAATTATTGACACGTTTGGTAGTAAAATACGACATTCCCATTGGCTGGTAG
- the LOC112050034 gene encoding U-scoloptoxin(01)-Cw1a-like gives MLKGIAVFLLATVAVLCQHPQDFAYYHVLHLPHDPPLYPVFQKPPPTPFSCQGRSRGYYADVDSGCQAYHFCWHQHVVSTDLCTNGTLFNEQFQVCDHFYNVRCGSPYEDL, from the exons atGTTGAAAGGTATAGCAGTGTTTTTGCTGG cGACAGTGGCGGTTTTGTGCCAGCACCCACAGGACTTCGCGTACTACCACGTATTGCATTTACCCCACGACCCGCCCCTGTACCCCGTGTTCCAAAAGCCGCCCCCTACCCCCTTCAGCTGCCAGGGTCGCAGTAGGGGGTATTATGCTGACGTCGACAGTGGATGTCAG GCATATCACTTCTGTTGGCATCAACACGTAGTAAGCACGGACCTTTGCACCAATGGAACCTTGTTCAACGAGCAGTTTCAG GTATGCGACCATTTCTACAATGTACGCTGCGGATCTCCCTATGAAGACTTGTAG